In Candidatus Woesebacteria bacterium, one DNA window encodes the following:
- a CDS encoding YceG family protein, producing the protein MKKIIPFFAIGLLLLSLGIFYWWQDAISPFNPSQKETKSFVIKRGLTVSQIGNKLSDEGLIKSPLAFKVYLQFQGRSDQIKAGEYKLSPSESMKSIVEKLIKGPDLVWVTFPEGLRREEMVLKLVNELEIKDKENFYLQFMQASDGKEGFLFPDTYLFPREVVAEKVVSVLYDNFNKKIAPFQEDIKKSNMSLNEIITLASIVERETKTDEERPLVAGILIKRLKDGWPLQVDASVQYAVATKNCKVFGAECKWWPILSKEDMSINSPFNSYKFKGLPPHPIANPGLSSIKAVIYPKESDYWFYLHDKSGKIYFAKTTEEHKENIRKYLIE; encoded by the coding sequence ATGAAAAAGATTATCCCTTTTTTTGCCATAGGCTTGTTATTGCTTTCTTTGGGGATATTTTATTGGTGGCAAGATGCTATTTCACCTTTTAACCCTTCACAAAAGGAGACAAAAAGCTTTGTAATTAAACGTGGACTCACAGTTAGCCAAATTGGCAATAAGTTATCAGATGAAGGACTAATTAAAAGCCCTTTGGCGTTTAAAGTTTATTTACAATTTCAAGGCAGGTCAGATCAAATTAAAGCGGGTGAATATAAGCTCTCGCCGTCTGAGAGTATGAAATCAATAGTGGAAAAATTGATAAAAGGACCGGATTTGGTTTGGGTCACTTTTCCTGAAGGGTTAAGAAGAGAAGAGATGGTTTTAAAGCTTGTAAATGAGCTTGAAATTAAAGATAAGGAAAATTTTTACCTTCAATTTATGCAAGCGTCAGATGGAAAGGAAGGTTTTTTATTTCCCGATACTTATCTTTTTCCAAGAGAGGTTGTTGCTGAAAAAGTAGTTAGTGTACTTTATGATAACTTCAACAAGAAAATTGCTCCTTTTCAGGAAGATATAAAAAAGTCAAATATGAGTCTAAATGAAATTATTACCTTGGCTTCAATTGTAGAAAGAGAGACAAAAACTGACGAAGAGCGGCCTCTTGTGGCAGGCATTTTAATTAAAAGACTTAAAGATGGCTGGCCTTTGCAGGTTGATGCTTCAGTTCAGTATGCAGTTGCTACCAAAAATTGCAAGGTTTTTGGCGCCGAGTGTAAATGGTGGCCCATTTTGTCAAAAGAAGATATGTCTATTAATTCTCCTTTTAATAGTTACAAATTCAAAGGTTTGCCACCTCATCCGATTGCAAATCCCGGCCTTTCTTCGATTAAAGCGGTGATTTATCCCAAAGAGAGCGACTATTGGTTTTATCTTCATGACAAGAGCGGCAAGATCTATTTTGCTAAAACAACAGAAGAACATAAGGAGAATATCAGAAAATACTTAATTGAGTAA